The Parabacteroides sp. AD58 genome includes a window with the following:
- a CDS encoding nucleotidyltransferase family protein, whose protein sequence is MKALVFAAGLGNRLKPITDTVPKALVPVGGKPMLEHVILKLKEAGFTDITVNIHHLGQQIIDFLQEKNNFGIDIHISDEREYLLDTGGGIKHAEHFLNGNEPFLVHNVDIFSNIDLKELYNRHLENKALATLLVSKRKTSRYLLFNKENQLCGWRNRETGEVKSYYPYFNPDQYQQFAFSGIHVISPEIFRWMEDWTGKFSIIQFYLSICAKTNIQAYEVPGLKLLDVGKKETLTLAEEWVKENL, encoded by the coding sequence ATGAAAGCACTTGTATTTGCAGCAGGCTTGGGCAATCGGTTAAAACCTATCACTGACACCGTGCCCAAAGCTTTAGTTCCAGTAGGAGGAAAACCTATGCTGGAACATGTCATCCTTAAACTGAAAGAAGCAGGATTTACCGATATTACGGTTAACATTCATCATTTGGGACAACAAATTATCGACTTCCTGCAGGAAAAGAATAACTTCGGAATTGATATCCATATTTCCGACGAACGCGAATATCTGTTGGATACGGGCGGCGGAATCAAACATGCCGAACACTTTCTGAACGGCAATGAGCCTTTCCTGGTTCACAACGTAGACATCTTTTCCAATATTGATTTGAAGGAGCTCTACAACCGCCACCTGGAGAACAAGGCGCTGGCTACCTTGCTCGTCAGCAAACGGAAAACATCCCGTTACCTGCTGTTCAACAAAGAGAACCAGCTCTGCGGATGGAGAAACCGGGAAACCGGAGAAGTCAAATCTTATTACCCCTACTTCAATCCGGACCAGTACCAGCAGTTTGCTTTCAGCGGTATTCACGTTATTTCACCTGAGATATTCCGCTGGATGGAAGACTGGACAGGTAAATTCTCCATTATCCAGTTCTATTTGTCCATCTGCGCGAAAACCAATATCCAGGCTTACGAAGTACCCGGATTAAAACTCCTCGACGTAGGTAAAAAAGAAACATTAACCTTGGCCGAAGAATGGGTCAAAGAAAATCTGTAA
- a CDS encoding PEP/pyruvate-binding domain-containing protein has protein sequence MSGIPNLRDLVLRDTPFANLMNKRIYNVLLIATKYDAFMLEDDGRVDEQIFNEYTALSLRYPPRFTQVTTEEEALNELKSRNFELIICMPNMDNRDIFAAATEIKSQYPNIPIVVLTPFSKEVSKRVANEDLSAIDYVFSWLGNSELLMAIIKLIEDKMNAPDDVASVGVQIIMLVEDSIRFYSSALPHLYKFVLEQSLEFAKEALNPHQQTLRMRGRPKIKLARTYEEAVRIFEQYQNNILGIISDMSFMHTGVKDPYAGYKFGQYVRKTGKIIPFILESSESANEVYARELGASFIDKNSKSYPQDLRKNIMQRFGFGDFVILDPKTKEEIMRIKDLKDLQKKVFQIPDDSLVYHLSRNHFSRFFYSRAMFPPAEFLKNVDVSDYKDMDEARKLIFDLIVQYRRMKNSGVVAIYKKERFDEYSNFARIGDGSLGGKGRGLAFIGAMIKRYPKLEQENFEVNIPKTVVICTDIFDEFMETNELYPVALSDVDDDTILKYFLRASLPSRLIEDLMAFSEVVKGPIAIRSSSLLEDSHYQPFAGIYSTYMIPKHEDKYEMLRSLSDGIKAVYASVFYRDSKAYMTATSNLIDQEKMAVVLQEVVGTQYGDHYYPTISGVARSLNFYPIGNEKAEDGIANIALGLGKYIVDGGLTLRFSPRHPHNILQMSTTDFALRETQTRFYALDLNPENIANKFSVDDAFNLKKLTLKDADADGSLKFITSTYDPYDMIIRDGYYPGGRKILSFVNVLQHDVFPLASTLDQLLQIGQKEMGRPVEIEFAINMNKQDPRKASFFLLQIRPIVDNKEVMNEDLSVIQQKDTILSSTSVLGHGIINDVHDIIYVKTGAFNAANNQLIAYEIEKMNRQFTGTDKNYVLVGPGRWGSSDPWLGIPVKWPHISNAKVIVECGLENYRVDPSQGTHFFQNLTSFGVGYFTINPFKGEGWFDESYLNQMPAIEETEYLRHVQLESPMIIKMDGKRSLGVVMKPQNNTEQ, from the coding sequence ATGAGTGGTATTCCTAATTTACGAGATCTGGTATTAAGAGATACGCCTTTTGCCAACCTGATGAACAAGCGTATATATAATGTATTGCTGATCGCTACCAAATATGACGCCTTCATGCTGGAAGACGACGGGCGCGTAGACGAACAGATCTTCAACGAATATACGGCGCTGAGCCTTCGCTATCCTCCGCGGTTCACACAAGTGACGACCGAAGAGGAAGCGCTCAATGAATTGAAAAGCCGAAACTTCGAGCTGATCATCTGCATGCCGAACATGGACAACCGGGATATATTCGCAGCCGCAACAGAAATCAAGTCGCAGTATCCGAATATTCCGATCGTCGTGCTGACGCCTTTCTCAAAAGAGGTTTCCAAGCGGGTTGCCAACGAAGACCTGAGTGCCATCGATTATGTATTCAGCTGGTTGGGTAATTCTGAATTGCTGATGGCCATCATCAAGCTGATTGAAGACAAGATGAATGCTCCCGACGATGTTGCCAGCGTCGGCGTACAGATCATTATGCTGGTAGAAGATTCTATCCGTTTCTATTCATCGGCTCTTCCGCATCTGTATAAATTCGTATTGGAACAAAGTCTGGAATTTGCCAAAGAAGCACTGAATCCGCACCAACAGACATTGCGTATGCGCGGACGCCCCAAAATCAAACTGGCACGTACCTACGAAGAAGCCGTCCGCATATTCGAACAATATCAGAACAACATACTGGGAATTATCTCCGACATGAGCTTCATGCACACCGGAGTTAAAGATCCATATGCCGGTTATAAGTTCGGACAGTACGTACGGAAAACCGGAAAGATTATTCCCTTCATCCTCGAATCGTCGGAATCGGCCAATGAAGTATATGCCCGCGAATTGGGAGCTTCATTCATCGACAAGAATTCCAAGAGCTACCCGCAAGACTTGCGGAAAAACATCATGCAGCGGTTTGGGTTTGGTGATTTTGTCATCTTAGACCCGAAGACAAAAGAAGAAATCATGCGCATCAAGGATTTGAAAGACCTGCAGAAAAAGGTATTCCAAATACCCGATGACTCTTTAGTCTATCATTTGAGCCGGAATCATTTTTCCCGTTTCTTCTATTCACGCGCCATGTTTCCACCTGCTGAATTCCTGAAAAACGTCGATGTAAGCGATTACAAGGATATGGACGAAGCCCGGAAACTGATTTTCGACCTGATCGTTCAGTACCGCCGGATGAAAAACTCCGGCGTGGTGGCAATCTACAAGAAAGAACGATTCGACGAATATAGTAACTTTGCCCGCATCGGTGATGGCTCTTTAGGAGGAAAAGGCCGTGGCTTAGCCTTCATCGGAGCCATGATCAAGCGTTATCCCAAACTGGAGCAGGAGAATTTTGAGGTCAATATTCCGAAAACAGTCGTTATCTGTACGGATATCTTCGATGAGTTTATGGAGACAAACGAGCTCTATCCGGTAGCACTCAGCGATGTAGATGATGACACAATCCTCAAATACTTCCTCCGTGCCAGTCTGCCATCCCGGCTCATCGAAGACCTGATGGCCTTTTCGGAAGTAGTAAAAGGTCCGATTGCCATTCGTTCGTCGAGTCTGCTTGAAGATTCGCACTACCAGCCTTTTGCCGGAATCTATTCAACCTACATGATTCCGAAGCATGAAGACAAATACGAAATGCTGCGTTCCCTGAGTGATGGAATCAAGGCTGTTTATGCTTCTGTCTTTTATCGGGACAGCAAGGCTTATATGACAGCGACCTCCAACTTGATCGATCAGGAAAAAATGGCTGTCGTCTTGCAGGAAGTAGTCGGCACACAATATGGTGACCATTATTATCCAACGATCTCGGGTGTGGCTCGTTCATTGAATTTCTATCCGATCGGAAATGAAAAAGCGGAAGACGGAATCGCCAACATCGCGCTGGGCTTAGGCAAATACATTGTCGATGGAGGACTGACACTGCGTTTTTCTCCACGGCATCCGCACAATATTCTGCAAATGAGTACGACGGATTTTGCCTTGCGGGAAACACAAACCCGGTTTTATGCGCTGGATCTGAACCCGGAAAATATTGCCAATAAATTCTCGGTCGACGATGCGTTCAACCTGAAAAAGCTGACTCTGAAAGATGCCGATGCCGACGGCTCCCTCAAATTCATCACTTCGACCTATGATCCGTATGACATGATCATTCGGGACGGATATTATCCGGGTGGCCGGAAAATCCTTTCGTTTGTCAATGTCCTGCAGCATGACGTATTTCCACTGGCCAGCACGCTGGATCAGTTATTGCAGATCGGACAAAAGGAAATGGGACGTCCGGTAGAAATTGAGTTCGCCATCAACATGAACAAACAAGATCCCCGGAAGGCATCGTTCTTCTTATTACAGATCCGGCCAATCGTAGATAATAAAGAGGTGATGAATGAAGACCTCTCTGTGATTCAACAGAAAGATACGATTTTATCCTCAACCAGTGTATTGGGACACGGAATTATCAATGATGTTCATGATATCATCTATGTGAAAACCGGAGCTTTCAATGCGGCCAACAATCAGTTGATTGCCTACGAAATCGAGAAAATGAACCGCCAGTTTACAGGTACCGACAAGAACTATGTATTAGTCGGACCCGGACGTTGGGGAAGCAGCGACCCGTGGCTGGGCATTCCGGTAAAATGGCCACATATCAGCAATGCCAAAGTCATTGTTGAATGCGGGCTGGAGAACTACCGGGTAGATCCGAGTCAGGGTACACACTTTTTCCAGAACCTGACGTCGTTTGGCGTAGGCTATTTTACCATCAATCCTTTTAAAGGCGAAGGCTGGTTTGATGAATCCTATCTGAATCAGATGCCTGCGATAGAAGAGACAGAATATTTGCGTCATGTACAACTGGAATCGCCTATGATTATAAAGATGGACGGCAAACGGAGTTTGGGTGTTGTCATGAAGCCTCAGAATAACACAGAACAATAA
- a CDS encoding PaaI family thioesterase: protein MDAKILDKIKERIATNPYVNFLGIHFTKIEDGLVEAHMPLRDEQRQYSGVTHGGVLAALADTIAGFAAYTMTPLDKDVLTAELKISFLRAAWGYELIARGFVIKPGRRLHFCECEIYCDDKLVGKASGTFCVVESQVD, encoded by the coding sequence ATGGATGCAAAAATCTTAGACAAGATAAAAGAACGGATTGCAACAAATCCGTACGTTAATTTCCTCGGAATACATTTCACCAAGATTGAAGACGGGCTGGTTGAAGCTCACATGCCTTTACGTGACGAACAACGGCAATACAGCGGTGTTACGCATGGCGGCGTACTGGCAGCTTTAGCAGATACGATTGCCGGATTTGCGGCCTATACCATGACTCCGTTAGACAAAGACGTACTGACAGCCGAGCTGAAAATATCTTTTCTGCGGGCTGCTTGGGGCTATGAGCTCATTGCCAGAGGCTTTGTCATCAAACCCGGACGACGGTTGCACTTCTGCGAATGCGAAATCTATTGTGACGACAAATTGGTAGGAAAAGCTTCAGGCACGTTTTGCGTGGTCGAATCGCAAGTAGACTAA
- a CDS encoding RapZ C-terminal domain-containing protein has translation MVTTILKDLYQSYVGQPAEGITELPSSGSNRRYFRLTGPQTLIGVSGTAPDENKAFIYMSVHFREKGLPVPQVFIHSADYLFYLQEDLGNTLLFDAIEKGRKSCVFDEEERRLLHKTIRLLPTIQFVGADGFDFSQCYPQAEFNQRSILWDLNYFKYCFLKATGMEFQEDRLEDDFQKMADVLLRSSSATFMYRDFQSRNVMIKDGEPWLIDFQGGRKGPVYYDVASFLWQAKAKYPEELRQELLQEYMDALRQYTPVDERYFMSQLRHFVLFRILQVLGAYGFRGYFEKKPHFIQSVPFAIENLRQLLKEDYPEYPYLSHLLRKLTELKQFSDDIKKRTLEVRIVSFAYKKGIPNDPTGNGGGFVFDCRAINNPGKYERYNHFTGLDEPVIRFLEEDGEITHFLEHVFTIVDASVKRYMDRGFTNLMVCFGCTGGQHRSVYSAQHLAEHLNQKFGVKIHLTHREQNIEQIFESNL, from the coding sequence ATGGTAACAACGATTCTGAAAGATTTATACCAGTCGTACGTCGGTCAACCCGCAGAAGGCATTACCGAACTGCCCTCATCAGGTTCTAACCGGCGATATTTCCGACTGACAGGACCTCAGACTTTGATCGGGGTTAGCGGAACAGCACCCGACGAGAATAAAGCATTCATCTATATGTCAGTCCATTTCAGGGAGAAAGGACTTCCGGTTCCGCAAGTTTTCATCCATTCGGCCGACTATCTTTTTTATCTCCAGGAAGATTTAGGCAATACGCTCCTCTTCGACGCCATAGAAAAAGGGCGGAAAAGCTGCGTATTCGACGAAGAAGAGAGACGGCTCTTGCATAAGACGATCCGTCTGTTGCCCACCATCCAGTTCGTCGGAGCCGACGGTTTTGATTTCAGCCAATGTTATCCGCAAGCCGAGTTTAACCAACGCTCTATTTTATGGGATTTGAATTACTTCAAATACTGCTTCCTGAAGGCAACCGGTATGGAGTTCCAGGAAGACCGCCTGGAAGACGACTTCCAGAAAATGGCGGATGTCTTGCTACGCAGTTCCTCGGCCACCTTCATGTACCGGGACTTTCAGTCGCGCAATGTCATGATCAAAGACGGAGAACCGTGGCTGATTGATTTCCAGGGCGGACGGAAAGGGCCGGTATATTATGACGTAGCTTCCTTCTTGTGGCAGGCCAAAGCCAAATATCCTGAAGAACTCCGCCAGGAACTCCTGCAGGAATATATGGACGCGCTAAGACAATACACACCGGTCGACGAACGCTACTTCATGAGTCAGCTGCGCCATTTTGTCTTGTTCCGCATATTACAGGTATTAGGAGCCTATGGATTCCGCGGATACTTTGAGAAAAAGCCGCATTTCATCCAAAGTGTCCCGTTTGCCATCGAGAACTTGCGCCAACTGCTGAAAGAAGACTATCCAGAATATCCATACTTGAGCCATCTGTTACGGAAACTCACAGAGCTAAAACAATTTTCTGACGACATCAAGAAACGAACCTTAGAGGTCCGTATCGTCAGTTTCGCGTATAAAAAAGGAATACCCAACGATCCTACCGGCAACGGAGGAGGCTTTGTGTTCGACTGCCGCGCCATCAACAATCCGGGCAAATATGAACGATATAATCATTTCACCGGACTGGACGAGCCCGTTATCCGCTTTTTAGAGGAAGACGGAGAAATCACCCATTTCCTGGAACACGTTTTTACCATCGTCGACGCCTCCGTCAAACGCTATATGGACCGTGGATTTACCAACTTAATGGTTTGTTTTGGCTGCACAGGCGGACAACATCGGTCCGTTTATTCAGCCCAGCATTTAGCAGAACATCTGAATCAGAAATTCGGAGTCAAAATTCATTTAACACACAGAGAACAAAATATAGAACAAATATTTGAGTCTAACCTATGA
- a CDS encoding ChbG/HpnK family deacetylase — MTKHSIIKVISGCAFICLATAGWGQSAGPNLIIRADDMGSFRAANIACIEGYKNGIETSIEVMAVAPWFPEAAKLLKENPGVDVGLHLTITSEWDNIKWRPLTHCPSLVDSNGYFFPMMNANPNYPGLAIMENKWNLAEIEQEFRAQIELALKNIPQISHLSGHMLSTGFDPKVAELVHRLADEYNLPAVDRVNAMKEYNFSYAGYEGSNKTAADKEASFIKMLDKLEPNKNYMFIDHPALDNEEMKTVGHIGYENVSEDRQGVTDLFTNPRVKEEIQKRNIRLISYNDLTKSLPRAEATPKLTKAIDKYLQAVAKENQDLHSIMVLQHGQVIAEHWLSEGAWNKPHVMNSVSKTFTATAVGFAVAEGLLKVTDKVISFFPDECPATISPNLEKLEIRHLLTMSGGHDTDPSGKIRSSENSNWVKAFLNTPFEHEPGTFFCYNSLGTYMLSAIVQKVTGQKVIDYLYPRLFRPLGITGIHWDESPQGINCGGWGLYIRTEDMAKMGQFILQKGQWKGKQLLPESWINEATTSHIASVPAGVRPEELKEKGVTVKNSDWLQGYGYQMWRCRHNAVRADGANGQYIIVLPEKDAVIVTTANIGDMQAEINLIWKYILPALP, encoded by the coding sequence ATGACAAAACATAGTATTATCAAAGTAATCAGCGGATGTGCCTTCATCTGTCTGGCAACAGCTGGATGGGGACAATCCGCAGGTCCGAATCTAATTATCCGGGCTGACGACATGGGGTCATTCCGTGCAGCAAACATTGCCTGCATAGAAGGGTACAAAAACGGAATTGAAACATCTATTGAAGTTATGGCTGTGGCTCCTTGGTTTCCGGAAGCAGCCAAACTGCTCAAAGAAAATCCGGGCGTCGATGTCGGTCTGCATCTGACCATCACCAGCGAATGGGACAACATCAAATGGAGACCTTTAACCCATTGCCCAAGTCTCGTAGACAGCAACGGATATTTTTTCCCCATGATGAATGCCAATCCTAACTATCCGGGTTTGGCCATTATGGAAAACAAATGGAATCTGGCTGAAATAGAACAGGAGTTCAGAGCTCAGATCGAACTGGCGCTGAAAAATATTCCTCAGATCAGCCATCTTTCCGGTCACATGCTTTCAACGGGATTTGATCCGAAAGTAGCCGAACTGGTACATCGCCTTGCCGATGAATATAATTTGCCAGCCGTAGACCGGGTCAATGCCATGAAAGAATATAATTTCTCATACGCCGGCTACGAAGGCTCTAACAAAACGGCAGCCGACAAGGAAGCCAGCTTCATCAAGATGCTCGACAAGCTGGAACCGAATAAGAACTATATGTTTATCGACCATCCGGCTCTGGATAATGAGGAAATGAAAACGGTTGGCCACATCGGATATGAAAATGTGTCAGAAGACCGCCAGGGTGTAACGGACTTATTTACCAATCCGCGTGTCAAAGAGGAAATCCAGAAACGAAATATCCGTCTGATCAGTTACAATGACCTAACAAAGTCGTTGCCACGTGCCGAAGCTACACCCAAATTGACGAAGGCAATTGACAAGTATCTGCAAGCAGTTGCAAAGGAAAACCAAGACTTGCATAGCATCATGGTTCTTCAACACGGACAAGTCATTGCTGAACACTGGCTGAGCGAAGGCGCCTGGAACAAGCCTCACGTTATGAATTCAGTCAGCAAGACCTTTACTGCCACAGCAGTAGGCTTCGCGGTTGCGGAAGGATTACTGAAAGTGACCGACAAAGTCATCTCTTTCTTCCCGGATGAATGCCCGGCCACCATCAGTCCAAACCTAGAGAAACTGGAAATCCGCCATCTGCTGACCATGTCTGGCGGACATGACACTGATCCGAGCGGGAAAATACGTTCTTCCGAAAATAGCAACTGGGTAAAGGCCTTCTTAAATACACCTTTTGAGCATGAACCCGGAACATTCTTCTGCTACAACAGTCTGGGCACATACATGCTTTCAGCCATCGTCCAGAAAGTGACAGGACAGAAAGTCATAGATTACCTCTATCCTCGCCTATTCCGCCCGTTAGGCATTACCGGTATTCACTGGGACGAAAGTCCGCAAGGCATCAATTGTGGAGGCTGGGGACTTTACATCCGGACAGAAGACATGGCCAAAATGGGACAATTCATCCTTCAGAAAGGACAATGGAAAGGGAAACAGTTATTGCCTGAAAGCTGGATAAACGAAGCAACGACATCTCACATTGCATCCGTTCCAGCCGGCGTACGTCCGGAAGAGCTTAAGGAAAAAGGAGTGACGGTCAAAAATAGCGACTGGCTGCAAGGATATGGCTATCAGATGTGGCGCTGCCGGCATAACGCAGTCCGCGCTGACGGAGCCAACGGACAGTATATCATTGTCCTGCCGGAAAAAGATGCCGTTATTGTTACCACAGCCAATATTGGAGACATGCAGGCCGAAATCAACCTGATATGGAAATATATTTTACCTGCTCTTCCTTAA